A genomic stretch from Candidatus Rokuibacteriota bacterium includes:
- a CDS encoding tetratricopeptide repeat protein: MGYQGQPFRPEADERAMWNQAETEEEKLVKAGKIYEDPLLEEYLSGLAARLVPAEIQTAGAPPIRVAVFRDPALNAFAMPNGKVYLHTGLLARVENEAQLAAILGHELTHVTSRHALKFNRDARNKGLPLAFLAAVNGYGRDLEREADLEGMERMVRAGYDPGEAPRVFELLKRDHGDSGRLETFLFGNHPQLEERIATTRELLRTRYAGLDASRLTHDTEEFPLRTRVVVRENAALDIRAGRFGLARAQLDRAVALAPRDPVTHLYYGDLYRLQAQRARRPEERPPLVGQAREAYQRAAGLDPAYPDPFRQLGYLYYQTREIARAREAFQRYLALRPDAPDARRVKEYLAELDR; this comes from the coding sequence ATGGGTTACCAGGGGCAGCCATTCCGCCCCGAGGCCGACGAGCGCGCCATGTGGAACCAGGCCGAGACGGAGGAGGAGAAGCTCGTCAAGGCCGGAAAGATCTACGAGGACCCGCTGCTGGAGGAGTATCTCTCGGGGCTGGCGGCCCGGCTCGTCCCGGCCGAGATCCAGACGGCGGGCGCCCCGCCGATCCGCGTCGCCGTCTTCCGTGATCCCGCGCTCAACGCCTTTGCCATGCCGAACGGCAAGGTGTACCTGCACACGGGGCTCCTGGCGCGGGTCGAGAACGAGGCCCAGCTGGCCGCCATCCTCGGCCACGAGCTCACCCACGTCACCAGCCGCCACGCCCTCAAGTTCAACCGGGACGCGCGGAACAAGGGGCTCCCGCTCGCCTTCCTCGCCGCCGTGAACGGCTACGGGCGGGACCTCGAGCGGGAAGCTGATCTCGAGGGCATGGAGCGCATGGTTCGGGCCGGCTACGATCCGGGCGAGGCCCCGCGCGTCTTCGAGCTCCTGAAGCGGGACCACGGCGACAGCGGGCGGCTCGAGACCTTCCTCTTCGGCAACCATCCCCAGCTCGAGGAGCGCATCGCGACCACGCGGGAGCTGCTGCGGACGCGGTACGCCGGGCTGGACGCCAGCCGGCTGACCCACGACACGGAGGAGTTCCCGCTCCGGACGCGGGTGGTGGTGCGGGAGAACGCGGCCCTCGACATCCGCGCCGGCCGCTTCGGCCTGGCCCGGGCCCAGCTCGACCGCGCGGTCGCCCTGGCCCCGAGGGACCCGGTGACGCACCTCTACTACGGAGATCTCTACCGCCTCCAGGCCCAGCGCGCGAGGCGGCCGGAGGAGCGGCCCCCGCTGGTCGGCCAGGCGCGGGAGGCCTACCAGCGGGCCGCCGGGCTGGATCCCGCCTACCCCGATCCCTTCAGGCAGCTCGGCTACCTCTACTACCAGACGCGGGAGATCGCCAGGGCCCGCGAGGCCTTTCAGCGGTACCTGGCGCTCAGGCCCGACGCTCCCGACGCTCGGCGCGTCAAGGAGTACCTCGCCGAACTG